In a genomic window of Methylobacter sp. YRD-M1:
- a CDS encoding cytochrome-c peroxidase, translating into MIIKASQTVITTPAVAIPLLLSFSTSAAALTPLEQLGKNVFFDKISTPSNKQACVSCHDPTVGWVLPDSDINNTIVVAPGAAPQALGRVKPPSNAYAIFSPPFSFQRLDNFEAIVEPAQTEALIGRNFQGGTLWDGRAEGFGKTDPSAAPVGDGEVSDTVTVDDIPPAKQAEYAKFLGPIADQALNPFTSPVEHNISKKEVCEAVQTATYNDLYNAAYDEVIDCAGGLETSFKRIALALAAWQASDEVNQFSSKRDQALAADADKKFPLDGFTDQENLGHDLFYGRNDSGRNPEGKNAGCSECHNSGAADTDGTEADQLYTDNRYHHTGAPFNPEIPGVGKGVIAGLTAHISTARPELIGQSALIPVPPGLNKAPTLRNAAAPDGFIKAYGHNGYFKSLEQIVHFYNTSLVFKADCASFSIFSSSVPVCTDDPNATPDPNSTAATWPGGPITRCPGDMKASEAIEANCWPEPEFPNATTQSISVIGNLHLTQAEEEAVVQFVRTFTDQNPVTRP; encoded by the coding sequence ATGATTATTAAGGCAAGCCAAACCGTGATCACCACACCAGCTGTGGCCATTCCCTTACTTCTCTCTTTCAGCACGAGTGCAGCAGCGCTCACACCTTTAGAACAATTAGGCAAGAATGTATTTTTCGACAAGATATCCACTCCCAGTAATAAGCAGGCCTGCGTCTCATGCCATGACCCTACAGTAGGCTGGGTCTTGCCTGATTCCGACATTAATAACACCATAGTGGTGGCGCCAGGCGCGGCGCCACAGGCGCTAGGCAGAGTCAAGCCGCCGAGCAACGCTTATGCTATTTTTTCTCCGCCTTTCAGTTTCCAGCGCCTTGATAATTTTGAAGCTATTGTCGAACCTGCACAAACAGAAGCTCTGATAGGTAGAAATTTCCAGGGCGGGACTCTCTGGGACGGTCGCGCCGAAGGCTTCGGAAAAACGGACCCGTCGGCCGCCCCTGTTGGGGACGGCGAGGTCAGCGATACGGTTACAGTGGATGATATTCCGCCAGCAAAGCAGGCCGAGTATGCAAAATTTCTTGGCCCTATAGCAGACCAAGCCTTAAATCCCTTTACGAGTCCTGTTGAGCATAACATCAGCAAAAAAGAGGTTTGCGAGGCTGTCCAAACGGCTACATACAATGATCTGTACAATGCTGCTTATGATGAAGTTATCGACTGCGCTGGAGGGCTTGAGACCAGTTTCAAGCGGATTGCGCTGGCACTCGCAGCCTGGCAGGCTTCGGATGAGGTCAATCAGTTCAGCTCCAAGCGCGACCAGGCGCTCGCAGCCGATGCTGACAAAAAGTTCCCGCTGGACGGCTTCACCGACCAGGAAAACCTGGGGCACGATCTGTTTTATGGCCGCAACGATTCAGGCCGAAACCCTGAGGGTAAAAACGCCGGCTGCTCCGAATGCCACAACAGCGGCGCTGCCGATACCGATGGCACGGAAGCGGACCAGCTTTACACCGACAACCGCTACCACCATACCGGCGCACCTTTCAATCCGGAGATCCCAGGGGTAGGAAAAGGGGTTATAGCGGGCCTGACCGCACACATAAGTACCGCCAGACCGGAGCTCATTGGTCAATCAGCTTTGATTCCCGTTCCGCCGGGACTTAACAAAGCCCCAACTCTGCGCAATGCAGCCGCCCCGGACGGGTTTATAAAAGCCTATGGCCACAACGGCTATTTCAAGAGCCTGGAGCAGATCGTTCACTTCTACAACACGTCCTTGGTCTTCAAAGCGGACTGCGCCAGCTTCAGCATCTTTTCCTCCTCTGTGCCAGTCTGCACGGATGATCCCAACGCCACGCCCGACCCGAACAGCACAGCCGCAACATGGCCTGGAGGGCCGATCACCCGTTGCCCGGGCGACATGAAGGCCAGCGAGGCGATTGAGGCTAACTGCTGGCCGGAACCCGAGTTCCCAAATGCCACGACTCAAAGTATTAGCGTGATAGGGAACCTGCACCTGACTCAAGCGGAGGAAGAGGCGGTCGTGCAGTTTGTTAGAACTTTTACAGACCAAAATCCAGTCACGAGGCCGTAG
- a CDS encoding phosphatidate phosphatase App1 family protein, whose amino-acid sequence MNFTISSLLIFIVVGYSNVLDNAYAAEEEQITFYPTYGYKKGGNWVIPMRVWVHEHHSLAKKLEKPIANVAASMGNLDREEISNFRSRIQDFVADSESHEVVTFEFDNDPEDQQYRVQDNHGSFPKTDRNGLLEGMIKIPITKAKELLSRQGSQNAWLTYHATSKEHSGMGRVQLIETTGLSVISDIDDTIKVTEIPAGAKVAVRNTFFRNFMAVPNMAKMYQAWNGASFHYVSGGPWQLYGPLSEFIYSEQGGFPEGSFHMKNVRKNLLSANSWKDLKELTSNENFTFDQKISQISEIMQRFPERKFILVGDSGEKDPEVYREIKNKFGTQVQEIRIRDVVNDREKDKSRLEGMTIIEAPTVIKGVSQFTN is encoded by the coding sequence ATGAACTTTACAATTTCTTCCCTGCTCATCTTTATAGTTGTTGGTTACTCTAATGTTTTGGACAACGCATACGCAGCAGAGGAAGAGCAGATAACCTTTTACCCTACTTATGGATATAAAAAGGGAGGCAATTGGGTGATCCCGATGCGCGTTTGGGTCCACGAGCATCACAGCTTGGCTAAAAAATTAGAAAAACCGATCGCAAACGTAGCAGCGAGCATGGGTAACCTTGACCGTGAGGAAATCAGCAATTTTCGATCACGTATCCAAGATTTTGTGGCGGATAGTGAATCCCATGAAGTTGTCACTTTTGAGTTTGACAATGATCCAGAGGATCAACAATACCGTGTGCAGGACAATCATGGAAGCTTTCCGAAAACCGATCGAAATGGCCTCTTAGAGGGGATGATTAAAATCCCGATAACGAAAGCCAAAGAGCTATTGAGTCGGCAAGGTTCGCAGAATGCTTGGCTAACTTATCACGCTACCTCAAAGGAGCATTCTGGGATGGGTCGGGTGCAACTAATTGAAACTACTGGACTATCAGTGATTTCTGACATTGATGATACCATTAAGGTAACCGAAATTCCCGCTGGCGCAAAAGTTGCTGTCAGGAATACGTTCTTCCGTAATTTTATGGCCGTGCCTAATATGGCAAAGATGTATCAGGCATGGAATGGCGCTTCATTTCATTACGTCTCGGGAGGTCCTTGGCAATTGTACGGACCGCTCTCGGAATTTATCTACAGTGAACAAGGCGGGTTTCCCGAAGGCTCTTTTCACATGAAGAACGTTAGAAAGAATCTCCTCAGCGCTAATAGCTGGAAAGATCTAAAAGAACTGACTTCTAATGAGAATTTCACTTTTGATCAAAAAATATCGCAAATAAGCGAAATCATGCAAAGATTTCCTGAGCGGAAATTTATTTTGGTAGGCGACTCCGGTGAGAAAGACCCTGAGGTTTACCGTGAGATTAAGAACAAATTCGGTACTCAAGTACAAGAAATAAGGATACGAGACGTCGTCAATGACAGAGAGAAAGATAAGAGTCGATTGGAGGGCATGACTATTATTGAAGCTCCAACTGTAATTAAAGGTGTTTCTCAATTCACTAATTAG
- a CDS encoding TolC family protein: protein MLTNKIHLYARLISVLIGICAPAVSAETLEEAWSSAIDNNHQIKAAKIDTSAAEEQLSSAKGQRLPEFNVSSGYTQRSETPGAVTQIDGRTAQFNTQQPGNMDAQAIATLPVYTGGRISHDINAAEASFQAAHHNETTAQLDIKMQVAEAYIAVLRAESSLQVAKSHVDSLKAHVTDVNNLFDQGMVARNDVLAANVELVNAEQQVVQAGNRLDIAKASYNRLLDRNLEDEVKLVKQFPEVPEEDLKALNNNALKQRSELAVLTQQIESLEQQAQSVKAGVLPQVAINGGYQYQENRYQAAESMWLVNAGVKWKLFDGSTRHQSDAISRQAISLKEQRDDLTSTIGLQVRQSWLDYQEAQKRIAVTQQAIEQAEENMRVTTDSYQQGLSTNTDVLKAEDLRTTSHDNFNNANYDAALAALRLRRAVGIL from the coding sequence ATGCTGACCAATAAGATTCATCTGTACGCCCGTCTGATCAGCGTTTTAATCGGTATCTGCGCGCCTGCCGTATCGGCCGAAACGCTGGAAGAGGCCTGGAGCAGCGCCATTGATAATAACCACCAGATCAAGGCAGCCAAAATCGATACATCGGCTGCCGAAGAACAGTTGAGTTCAGCCAAGGGACAGCGGTTGCCGGAGTTTAATGTCAGCAGCGGCTATACCCAACGCAGTGAAACGCCGGGTGCTGTGACGCAAATAGACGGCAGAACGGCGCAGTTCAATACTCAGCAGCCGGGCAATATGGATGCGCAGGCCATCGCTACGCTGCCTGTCTATACAGGCGGCCGCATCAGCCACGACATCAATGCCGCCGAGGCATCCTTTCAGGCTGCACATCACAATGAAACCACGGCCCAGTTGGATATAAAAATGCAAGTGGCCGAAGCTTATATCGCGGTATTGCGCGCCGAAAGCTCTCTGCAGGTCGCCAAAAGCCATGTCGACAGCCTGAAAGCGCATGTCACCGATGTCAATAACCTGTTCGATCAGGGCATGGTAGCCCGTAATGACGTGCTGGCGGCGAACGTGGAACTGGTCAATGCCGAGCAGCAGGTCGTGCAGGCCGGCAACCGGCTCGATATCGCCAAAGCCAGTTATAACCGTCTGCTGGACCGCAATCTTGAAGATGAGGTCAAGCTGGTAAAGCAATTTCCGGAAGTGCCTGAGGAAGATCTGAAAGCGCTGAACAATAATGCCTTGAAGCAGCGTTCAGAGCTGGCTGTGCTGACGCAGCAAATCGAATCTCTGGAACAACAGGCGCAGAGCGTCAAGGCCGGCGTATTACCGCAGGTCGCCATCAACGGCGGCTATCAGTACCAGGAAAACCGCTACCAGGCCGCTGAAAGCATGTGGCTGGTCAATGCCGGCGTCAAGTGGAAACTGTTCGACGGCAGCACTCGCCACCAAAGCGATGCCATCAGCCGGCAAGCTATTTCCCTGAAAGAACAGCGCGACGACTTGACCAGCACCATCGGCCTGCAAGTACGCCAGTCCTGGCTGGATTATCAGGAAGCCCAAAAACGCATCGCCGTGACCCAACAAGCCATCGAGCAGGCTGAAGAAAACATGAGAGTGACCACTGATAGTTATCAGCAGGGCCTGTCCACCAATACCGATGTATTGAAAGCCGAAGATCTGCGCACTACCTCGCATGACAATTTCAACAATGCCAATTACGATGCTGCGCTGGCTGCCTTGCGCCTGCGGCGTGCGGTGGGGATCTTGTAA
- a CDS encoding TetR/AcrR family transcriptional regulator, giving the protein MMIPKSIDPKRQAIIDAATRMFLAHGYRNVSMDKIAQAAPVSKATLYNHFDSKNALLAAVVSTLCTSLLQTMSEAVIESDDIEKHLKKIAVSFMDLLFSEDGMAGYRLFITESRDFPELGQLAYESGALPALTGLENYLRRLNADGHINVADTEFAANAFFNLLKGDLYLPCLFSIRPLPSTDEKNRVINQVIPFYMQGILHADQ; this is encoded by the coding sequence ATGATGATTCCAAAATCCATTGATCCCAAGCGGCAAGCCATTATTGATGCAGCCACACGCATGTTTCTGGCGCACGGCTACCGGAATGTCAGCATGGATAAAATTGCCCAGGCCGCGCCTGTTTCCAAAGCCACGTTGTACAATCATTTTGACAGCAAGAATGCGTTGCTGGCCGCCGTCGTTTCAACCTTATGCACATCCTTGCTGCAAACCATGAGCGAGGCCGTCATCGAATCGGATGATATCGAAAAGCACCTGAAAAAAATCGCCGTGTCGTTTATGGATTTGCTTTTTTCGGAAGATGGCATGGCCGGCTACCGGCTTTTCATTACCGAAAGCCGTGACTTTCCCGAGTTGGGGCAATTAGCTTACGAAAGCGGCGCATTGCCGGCTTTGACTGGACTGGAAAATTATCTGCGCCGGCTGAATGCCGACGGCCATATTAATGTTGCTGATACGGAGTTTGCGGCGAATGCGTTTTTCAATCTGCTGAAAGGCGATCTGTATCTCCCTTGCCTTTTTTCGATCAGGCCGTTGCCTTCAACGGACGAGAAGAACCGCGTGATTAATCAAGTCATTCCCTTTTATATGCAGGGCATTTTGCATGCTGACCAATAA
- a CDS encoding HlyD family secretion protein: MQRSRSILLGLLSIAVIAAAVGYWLLDRRQYEATDNAYLRSNVVLISPKVEGYVTELAIDDNQTVKQGDVLVTIDDRDYQAKVAQAEADIAAEMAHIDRLQAMKTSQHARIEAVRANITASQAKQEQTQKDLYRFTNLISRGSAPAQSLDKIQSESKQTGAELKATHSTLTAERNQLTTLDIEIAETEARLKNIQARLTLAQIELDHTRVLAPVDGIIGKRGVQRGQLVRPGITLAYLIENHKIWVEANFKETQLEHMRVGQAVSIKVDAYPGLELHGKVDSFAPASGSEFSILPPENATGNFTKIVRRVPVKIVFDAGQDISLLRPGLSVEAKVKVL, encoded by the coding sequence ATGCAACGCTCCCGATCCATTTTATTAGGTTTACTGTCTATTGCCGTCATCGCCGCCGCGGTCGGCTATTGGCTGCTTGACCGCCGTCAGTATGAAGCCACCGATAACGCCTACTTGAGGTCCAATGTCGTGCTGATCAGTCCCAAGGTAGAGGGTTATGTGACAGAACTGGCCATCGATGACAATCAGACCGTCAAGCAGGGCGATGTGTTGGTCACGATAGATGACCGCGATTATCAGGCCAAAGTCGCTCAGGCCGAAGCGGATATTGCGGCCGAAATGGCGCACATCGACCGCCTCCAAGCCATGAAAACATCGCAGCATGCGCGCATAGAGGCGGTCAGGGCCAACATAACCGCATCGCAAGCGAAGCAGGAACAAACCCAGAAGGATTTATACCGCTTTACCAATCTGATCAGCCGAGGCTCGGCCCCTGCCCAGTCTCTCGACAAGATCCAGTCGGAATCCAAGCAGACCGGCGCCGAACTCAAAGCCACGCATTCGACGCTGACGGCGGAACGCAATCAGCTGACTACGCTTGATATTGAAATCGCCGAAACCGAGGCGCGCCTGAAAAATATCCAGGCCCGATTGACGCTGGCCCAAATAGAACTCGACCATACCAGAGTGCTCGCCCCCGTCGACGGCATCATCGGCAAGCGCGGCGTGCAGCGCGGGCAACTGGTCCGTCCCGGCATTACGCTGGCCTACCTGATAGAAAATCATAAAATCTGGGTCGAAGCCAATTTCAAGGAAACCCAGCTGGAACACATGCGCGTGGGACAAGCCGTGTCGATTAAAGTGGACGCCTATCCCGGACTTGAACTGCACGGCAAAGTCGACAGCTTTGCACCGGCCAGCGGCTCCGAATTCAGCATCCTGCCGCCCGAAAACGCTACCGGCAATTTCACGAAAATCGTGCGCCGCGTACCGGTCAAGATTGTCTTCGATGCCGGCCAGGACATCAGCCTGCTGAGGCCGGGCCTGTCCGTCGAGGCCAAGGTTAAAGTGCTGTAG
- a CDS encoding DHA2 family efflux MFS transporter permease subunit, with protein MSAQLQEQQELPNQPEEAQSRTEEVGLTTTQWIGFFSMAIGVFMAVLDIQIVASSLKEIQAGLSATQDEIAWVQTSYLIAEVIIIPLSGWLGRVFSTRYLYAISAGGFTLASLFCAFAWNLPSMVIFRLIQGFLGGAMIPVTFTVIFIMFPPRLQPAMTIVLGLIVTIAPTAGPILGGYLTETYSWQSLFLVNVVPGIVVCILVWLTVDIDRPEWHLLQKIDFIGIALIAVCLGCMQYVLEEGVRYQWFEDRLIMMLTLIAAVSGIAMLIWELKNPHPIIDLRAFRNVNFAVGCLYSFVLGIGLFSIIYLVPIYLGSVKGLNSLQIGYYLMVVGLFQLLSAFIAGPLEKKMDLRWMLCLGFGLFALGCWLNAGLTAESGYWEFFWPQAIRGTALMLCFLPINTLALGLLPVEEVKNASGLYNLMRNLGGAIGLAVANTLVSYLTKSHYADLRESMTATNYPAQQLWDGLAESMGQFNLSEPSSAALKQITALAWREAEVMTFNNLFQLIALTFLSSLLIAPFLKKVDQEKAGSIQME; from the coding sequence ATGTCAGCGCAATTACAAGAACAGCAGGAACTGCCAAACCAGCCGGAGGAAGCACAAAGCCGGACTGAGGAAGTCGGGCTGACCACGACGCAGTGGATCGGCTTTTTCAGCATGGCGATCGGCGTTTTCATGGCGGTGCTGGACATTCAGATCGTCGCCAGCTCGCTCAAGGAAATACAGGCCGGGCTGTCCGCCACTCAGGATGAAATCGCCTGGGTGCAGACCTCTTATCTGATTGCCGAAGTCATCATCATTCCCCTGTCCGGCTGGCTGGGACGGGTTTTTTCGACGCGCTACCTGTATGCCATCTCGGCCGGCGGGTTCACGCTGGCCAGCCTGTTCTGCGCATTCGCCTGGAATCTGCCGTCCATGGTCATCTTCCGCCTGATCCAGGGCTTTCTCGGCGGCGCGATGATTCCGGTCACCTTCACGGTCATTTTCATCATGTTCCCGCCGCGCCTGCAGCCGGCCATGACTATCGTACTGGGCCTGATCGTGACGATCGCGCCGACTGCCGGCCCGATTCTGGGCGGCTATCTGACCGAAACCTACAGCTGGCAATCGCTGTTTCTGGTCAACGTGGTGCCGGGCATCGTGGTCTGCATACTGGTCTGGCTGACTGTCGATATCGACCGGCCGGAATGGCATCTGCTGCAGAAAATCGACTTCATCGGCATCGCCCTGATCGCGGTCTGCCTGGGCTGCATGCAGTATGTGCTGGAAGAAGGCGTGCGCTACCAGTGGTTTGAGGATCGCCTGATCATGATGCTGACCCTGATCGCAGCGGTTAGCGGCATCGCCATGCTGATCTGGGAATTAAAAAACCCGCATCCGATCATCGATCTGCGCGCCTTCCGCAATGTCAATTTCGCCGTAGGCTGCCTGTACAGCTTCGTGCTGGGCATCGGCCTTTTTTCGATTATTTATCTGGTGCCGATTTACCTCGGCAGCGTCAAAGGCCTGAACAGCCTGCAGATCGGCTATTACCTGATGGTGGTCGGCCTGTTCCAGCTATTGTCGGCATTTATTGCGGGCCCGCTGGAGAAGAAAATGGATTTGCGCTGGATGCTGTGCCTGGGCTTTGGCCTGTTCGCGCTGGGCTGTTGGCTGAATGCCGGACTGACGGCCGAATCCGGCTATTGGGAATTTTTCTGGCCGCAGGCCATTCGCGGCACCGCGCTGATGCTGTGCTTTCTGCCCATCAACACGCTGGCATTAGGCCTGCTGCCGGTCGAAGAAGTCAAAAACGCCAGCGGCCTTTATAACCTGATGCGAAACCTGGGCGGCGCGATCGGACTGGCTGTGGCCAATACGCTGGTCAGCTATCTGACGAAAAGCCATTATGCGGACTTGCGCGAATCGATGACAGCCACAAACTATCCGGCACAGCAACTGTGGGATGGGCTCGCCGAATCGATGGGCCAATTTAATTTATCCGAGCCCTCCTCGGCGGCATTGAAACAAATCACCGCACTGGCTTGGCGTGAAGCGGAAGTCATGACCTTCAACAATCTGTTTCAGCTCATTGCTTTAACTTTTCTAAGTTCGTTGCTCATCGCGCCGTTTCTGAAAAAAGTGGACCAAGAAAAAGCCGGCTCGATTCAGATGGAATAA